Part of the Helicobacter bilis genome is shown below.
ATGTTAGATTAGCTATGGCATTTGTCCAGCTATCCCTTTCTTCATCGCTAAAGATTTTTTTCCAATCGTCGTTGGGAGTTCTTGGTAGGATATGCTCTGTATGAAGCTTATTGTCCATTTCTATAAACCCAATTTCATCATCTTTAGAAAAGTATTCAAGCAAAAGTAATGTTGGTTTTACCCACTTCAAATCATAAACATCTGCATCATCTAGCCATTCTTTATAATCTTTTGTTGTGCCATATTTTTTGAGATTTTCACGCATAATGTTTTTTATCTCATCTATTGATTTATTATCTTTGACTGCTTTAAGGATATTAAATGAAACCTGCTTAAATCTATTAGCCGTTGCCATACCTATAAGGTTTTGGTAATAGTAAGCCATAAGCAATTCTTTTAGCTTATTGTATTCTTTATAATCCACCATTTTTGCAGCACACAAAATGCTTCGCCAATAGATTTGATTAGGCAGATACCTTAAGCAATAGATATATTTATCTTTAGCGTTAATCATCTCAATATAGTGGTGTGCAAACTTTCTTATTTCTTCAATAATAGCAATTGAATCTTGCTTAGTTTTTTCAAAATAAGTTTTAAGCTCTTTATCAAGTCTTCCTTTAGGATTGTCTGCTATCGCATAGTAAAAATAAGCATTTAATGTGTCATACATAGAAAATCCCATTGTTTTCAAATTTGACATAATCTCTTGCCAAGTTGTTTTAAAAGCTTCTCTACGCTCTTTATCTAATGACTGCATAAGAGAAGATTTTAAAATATCTACAGGGCTAAGTGGTATTCCCCTATCATTTAAAACATTAAAGATTCTAATCGCACTTTCTTCATCAGGGCATTCAATCCTTGTTAAAATAACTTTTGTATAAAGCCACGATACAAAATCATTTATATCAATATTATTTTCGCTAATTGCTTCTTTAAGCCTTTCTTTTAGATAATACGCATTTTGTAAATATCTATTATCCTTTATATCTTGTGGCTTTTTGACTTCTTTCAATCTCTCTTGCAAGACATTTTCTCTTAACACACTACTTTCAAAGGTGGTTTGATATCTCTCATCTGTTAAAAATTTTAGCTTATGTTTGTCTTTATCATATTTATCATATATGCTATCTTGTATGCGATCTTTATTTTCAGCTCCCAAGTTATCTATGTAAAAATCCCTAATCACACAGGCTAAAATAGTAAAAGTAGTGAGTCTCTGCTGCCCATCTATAATATCATACCGCTCACTATTTGCACCTTTTGCAATCACTAATGAACCACAAAAATATTGTCCTTCCTTGCCATTGCAATAAGATTCTGTCAAATCTTCAATTAAATCGCTAATTTGATCTTTATCCCACGCATAAGGTCGTTGATATGATGGGATTTGATAAGACATCTTTTTATTTGCCAATAAGTCCTCTAGACTGAAACCTTCTACTTTGAAATCATTTGCCATTGTCGCTCCTTAAAATGTAATATGTGTGTGCGTATTATAATCAAAAAAAAAAAAAATAAAGCAAGGGATTAAAGTCATTTTGCCCTCGCTTTTTTCGTGCTTCAATATCGATAGTAAATTCCCTAAATCTCTCTAAAAGTAGCCCTAAATTTTCATCTGTCATTACACTTCCTTACTAAATATAGTTGCGTATTGTATCACATTTGCGGCGTTTGTTTGTGTGTCTTATCTGCCTTTAAAATCTCAATATACTCATCAATCTCTTCATACATATACTCCCAACTAATGAAGCGAAAATATAATGAGCTTTCAATCTCTGCTATAAGCGTATCATCGCATTGTATATCCGCTTTCATCAAGCATTCAGCCACCTTGTTTTGGTAGAAGTCCCCATTTGTTAGCCACTGCTTTGTGGCTATATCAAAACGATGTGTTACTTCGCTATTATATTCATCATACGGATTCATAAAATCTTGCTTACGATGATAATCTTTTGTCTTATCTTTATCTGCCATATTTTCCCCTTGATTTTGTCGCCATAGACTAAACACTTAGCGTTACAGATATTACGCCTTGTGCGAATTGAGCTTGTGGGTTGTCCTTGAGATTGCCCTGTGTGTCAAACTCATAGCGAGTGCCATTATAAAATACATAATATTCCAAAATATCGCCCCCAATACTTAGCCTGCCATTGTATTTGGTATAGTGCTTTAGCACCACTTCTTTTGCGATTTGTAAAATCTCTGCAAGATTTAGGGTAGCTTGTGCATATTGCGGCTCGAGTATAAGTGGGTTGGCAGTGTGCCAACGAATGCGATATTGTGTTTTGAAATTTATGCGTGCTTCTCTTAAGATTCTAAGATTCTCAAGCCTAGAGATAGAATCTTGCAAAAGTGTTTCAAACTCACATTGATTGACGCCCAAATCTCTCTGCGATTGCTTTGCGACTGCTAGGAAAAACTCTTTTGAGTTATATACTAAATCATAAGAAAATGTGTCTAAAAACTCTAGCAAATGCAAGGAGTCACAAAAGCATTTTTTAGTCTTTTGTGCCTTAGTGTCATTGTGATAGCCCAGAATCTTCATATCGCATTCTCTAAGCCAAGCTTGCATATAGGAAAAGAGATTTTCTTGTGTGATTTGCATTTTCTCTCCTTTGTTGTGTTGATGAGTGAAGTTATAGCACAGAGCTTTGATAGCTACTTTTATCTACAAACATAAGACTCCTTTCTTCAAAGATATATCTCAGCATAAAGGGTGATAAAGTTTTGTTTGTAATACTCTCTGTAATCATAGAATCTGATCGCAGATATTCCTCTGCATCTATGCGTGGATTTTGCTTATCAAATCTTGGGAGGGCGTAATACAAATAAGAAATATTATGAAATCGCGCGAGGCTTCCGCGCGCCTGCCGCCGCAGTGAGCTGTTTTCCATAGTTTGATAAAAGCGGATTCCAATAAGCTCTGTCCCCTCTGTCTCTAAAAACCACCGATGAAACATATTTATCACCCTTTGTGGGCTTATGCGTCTCTTGCCGATGTAGGGCTTAAGCCCTATGCCGCGTTTATGCGGAGCAAAGCCGTGCATTACTCCGCCACTTGAGAGATAATAAGCATTGCCACACGCCCTGCCAAGCTTACCAATCTCAATGCAATCTGCGGTGTTCTCACCCCATACAAGATAGAAACACCACTCATATTTTGAGCCCGTGTCACCTTGTAAGCCAGAATCTGTATTTTGCTCCTGTGCTGAGTTATTATCTTGCTTGTATAATGTCTTTGATACCGCGCAAAAGCTCACACAAGAAATACCCCTTTCATTCAGCATTAGCCCTAAAAACTTGTGTCGATAGAAGTTCTCTTGCTCACTTATGGCCTGCTTTTTTCCATTGATCATTTTATAAGTCCTATACGCAGAGATAATCCCCATAAACTCGGCATTTTGTGCGGTAGCAAAGATAGATTCCAATGCGTCTTTTGTGTAATGTGTGCTTAAAGTCATAACGCTCCTTTATGATGTGATGAAGACAGATGAAGTTATAGCAAAGAGCTTTGACAGCGTTATGACAAATAGATATTTTTATGGTAATATTGATATATGTTTTTACATTATAAATTATAAAACAATAACAAAAGGACTCCCTTGCCCTTGCACGATTATGAAACAAAAATGGCTCGTATCAGTAAAATCTACACCGCATTACATAACCCCGAAAATAATGGAGTGATATGTGCGAAAGAATTAGCTAAAGAGTTTAGCGTTAGCCTTAGGACATTGCGGCGAGATGTAGAGAATATGGGTGTAGAGTATAGCTACAAACAAGATAAAATCTATTTTCACGGACACTACACAACAAAAGAAAATGATGAATTATCTATGGCATTTTTGCTTTTAAAAAGCTTTGCTTATAGTATGGGTGGGGCTACAAAAACACAAATGCTATCCTTACTTAAAAATCTAGAATCTAAAAGCCAACCTAAACAAAGCACAGATATATTTTTCACTCGCACAAATTTAGAAGAAATCACCCTTGAGACTGAATCTATTCTGCTTTTACAAAAAGCTATAAAAGAGCATATGATAATTAGCTTCAAGTTTTTACAAGAGCTAAATAACACTAAAACTCACACGCAAAGAGAGGTAATGCCACTAAAGATTCTAAACTTTAATGGTGAATGGTATCTTTTGGGATTAGAATCTAATATAATGAAAAAGTTTTATCTCAATAACATTATTGACATAAAGGAAGTAAGGCAGGGTGAGAGTGTGAGTGAAGAAGTATTAGGGAGGCTAGATAATGCCTTAAATGCGTGGTTTGTGCCTGAAGCAAAACCTTTTATGGTGCGATTATGGGTAGATTCTAAAGTCGCAAAGTATTTTAAACGCAAGAAAATCTCGCCAAATCAGCATTTAGATGAAAATAAAGATGGCAGCCTTGATATTACTCTGCATATTACAAGTTATATGGAGATTGCCCCTTTAGTGCTAAAGTGGATACCAAGCGTAGTGGTATTAGAGCCACAGGAATTAAAAGATTTTATTAAAAAGAGGGTGAGAGAGTATTTGGGGGTTTTGGAATCCTAACTTTTAGAATCTTGTCATTTTTGCAAGTGTAGGCAAGAGCTTTGCTTATGTAAGCTTTTGAAAAATGAGATATCTTTTAGTGTATAGAGTCTAGATTCTTGTCGTTTTGAGCCGTAGGCTAAAAATCGTTTTAGATTCTATGCTAGATATTTCGGCTCACGCCTCAATATGACAATTATTTCGAATCTAGCACATTTCAAAACGCCCTGCGGAAGTATTTTTGAGTTAGAATCGGGGTTTTACGAGCCGAGTACAAGGAGTTTATTAAACATATGCGGTGGCAAAGCCACAAATCCACACTTGCAAAATGACGAAGCACGAGATGAAGTAATCGCCGATTCTAGCCAAAAAGACAACGCAAAATCTAGAATCTAAACTTCTTAAGATTCTATAAACTCTCCCACAAGCCTTTCAATCTTAGGAGCAGCACTTACAGCAGATTCTATAAAACACATATTGAAACACTCATCAAACCAGCTAGATTCTAAGTTATTTAACACACTCTGCTTTGCACATTGACTAAATTGTGCAACATTTAGCACTTCTCCACTTGTGCCAATACATACAAATAAGCTATTTTCAGTCGCATTTAATTTCTCTAACTCTCTACCTAACAGGGCATAGTTTGGGGCATATTCGCTAAACATTACAATATTATGCCGCAAAGATTCTTCCCCACAAGATTCACATATAAGTTTTGGCATAGCTACATAACCAATATTTGTGATAGTCTCACACAATTCACAACGCACTTCAGGTAAGAATCCGTGCAAGTGAATGACATCTTTACACCCAGCTCGCTCCAACAAGTCATCTACATTTTGCGTGATGACTACTACTTCTTGTGGATAGTTTGCTTTGAGCCTTGCTATCATCTTATGTGCGGCATTTGGATTAACTTCTCCTAATTGTATCCGCCTTTTATCATAGAAATCTAACACCTTTTTTCTATCCTTAGCAAAGCCACTCGCACTGCAGACTTCCATAATGTCAAACTCTTCCCATAAGCCATCATTATCCCTAAAAGTCCTTAATCCACTCTCCGCACTAAGCCCAGCTCCACTAAATATCATTACTCGTTTAGAATCCATTACACTTCCTTATATTTCTTTGATAATTTATATTCCCTAATAAAATCATCAAGTTCATATTCATAGAAAACCTCTAAAAAGGTATAACCTAATTCCTCAATATCTCTATCACTCATAAAGATTCCATGAATCTCTAGCTTTTCTTTAATGCGATTACTCCAATAGGTTGTATAATCTACCCATTTTTTAGAAGCCACATCATAGTAATTCGTGGAAAAATTTAGCCATTCATTTTCTGTGTCCCGTATATCTTCCCATAACTCTTGCTCTTTTATCTTTTTTGCCTTTTTATTTTGTTTTAATGCGTGAGATTTCTTCTTTTGCTTAGTTGCACTTTGTTTTTTATTGTTACTACAAACATGTTTAGAATCTATTTCAAACACGGCTTTAAAGCTAAAATTATTAGGCAAATTTTTTAGAATCTCACTCAGTTTATTTTTATTCATTTGCTAACCTTTTTTGATATTTAGTAAGTGTAACACAATCTATTGACAATATTATGACAAAGCATTGTAAAATATGATAGACCTTTGCGTAAATATAGAATCCTAGATTCTATTCCCCATCGCATACAACACTTGGGCTTGTTGCGTTTGTGTATCATACGCCCAATGTGTATCAAAAAATGTTTTCTTATCTGCATTGTCATCTATGTCTAACAAATAGAATCTATTGCCCTTGTGCCTTTGGTCTTGCATTTGTTGCTGCAGATTCTGTGAAATCTCATCAAAATAACCATCAGAAATAACGATTAAATCAGATTGTTTAAAGCTATCTTCTTGCATTTTTTTAAGTCCCTCTTTTAATGCTGGGGCTACATCTGTCCCACCATTAAAGCTCATCGCTAAAAAGTTTATAAGATTTCTAGCATTATCTTTGCCGCTTAGCTCCATAGTTTCTATATCAGTAGAGAAGTTGATAAGATAACAAGCCCTATTTTGCATACTTGCCTTTGTAGCAAGAAAAAGCGTTATAGCCTTTGCTAGATATTCTCTATTTCCGCTCATACTACTGCTTGTATCTACACAGATTATCATCGCTCCTTCATTTTTTGCCATTTTATAATGCTCTTTTTGTATGGTTTCATAGCCTTGTTTTTCAAAGCAAAAAAGGCGGTTTTGAATGTATTTGAGATTAAAGAGCAATTCTAGATTCTCATCTTTTAGCATAGCTAATTCCTGTGGTAAAAGATTTGCCAAATCTCTGCCTAAAGTTACCCCACTCATCTCTTCTTTGTGATTATGCGTTTTTATGCTTTGGTCTATACTGCTATGCTCTATTTTCTTATTTCCATTTTCCTCTTCTCTGCCAAGTAATGCAGCGATTTTACGCAAATCTTTGCTAGTTTGTATGTGCTTTATAAAGGCATTGATTTCTTTAAAGTTAATAAATCTTTTATGCCCTTTGCTATAATCATAGCCATTTGTCTCTGTGTCGCTTTCTTCATAGGTATCTGGACAGAGTTGCTTCATATCAAAGCTTTGCTTTGCTTCATTTAGTATTTGTGCTAGGGCTAAATCATTATTAGGCTTTTTTATTCCACATAAGCTATAAACTCTTAGTAAAGATTCTAAAATGGGTAAAAGATAGTCTAAAAAATCTTTTATTGCTTGAATGTATTGTTCTTTTAGTTTTTCTTTCATAGATTCTAGCCATTTTTGCTTTTTATCCCGCAGCAAATTATCCCAATATTCTAGAGCATATTTCCTTGCAGATTCTGTGTCTGTTTGTTGATGAAGCATTGAATCTAGCATAGCTTTATGCGTAGCATTAAAGCTTTCAAATGCTTGTAAATCTTGTTGGGCTTGTATATCATCGCAAGATTCTATATTTTTGCGTTGATTTAGGGCTAACTCTTCTTGCATAAAAGGGTTAAAGTTATCATAGTAATCTTGCTCTTTGCAATAGCCTATATAGGCTTTTTGCAATATGTTATCTACCTGCTTATCTTGTAGGATTTTTGTATAGCGTGGATTAGCTGCTATGCTTTGTGGTATATGTCTCATTCTATGCCTTTAGGATATGGGTGCTTATAGCCACTTTGATAGAACATATAAGTTGTATCTGTGCTTTTTTTAATACGCCAAGATTCTAAAGAGTGATTAAAGCTAGTAGCTCCATAAAACATCGCGTGCATATCAAATACATTACTCACATTCCACGAATCTAAGGGCTGATTAAAGCTACTTGCCCCATCAAACATCATTCTCATCTTTCTCACATTATTGACATTCCACGAATCTAGCGGTTGATTAAAGCTTAAAGCACTTCTAAACATACAATTCATATCAGATACACTTCTTACATTCCACGAGTTTAATGGCTGATTAAACTTCCTAGCGTTATCAAACATTTTATTCATATCCATCACCTTGCTTACATTCCACGAATCTAGCGGTTGATTAAAATTATTTGCTCTTTTAAACATACGCGACATAAAAATTACATTGCTTACATTCCAAGAGTCTAGCGGTTGATTAAAGCTTGTAGCCCTTCAAACATAGAAGACATACCTTCTACATTACTGACATTCCACGAATCTAGCGGTTGATTAAACTTCTTTGCTCCATAAAACATACAACTCATATCTTCTACTTTACTCACATCCCATAATACTAATGACTGATTAAAGTTAGTCATTTTAAAAAACATATCGCTCATATCTACTACGCTGCTTACATCCCAATATTCTATCCCGCTAAAATCTGTGCGATTTGAGCCTTTAAATAGCTCACTCATATCTGTAATAGCACTTGTATCAATATCGCCTAGATACACACTTTTATCATCTATAAGATTGAGTAGCTCATCTTTTGTCTTTGGGTGATAGATAATCCGGCTTTTATCCATATATTTTAGTGGCATAGGCTCTATTTGTCGTGCGATGATATGTTTTAGCTGGTCTAGGGCTAGATAGAGAAGATCTAGCTGCGTTTGCTTCTCTGCAATGTCCTGTAATGCTATGTCATAATCTCTGTCGTTAAGAAAAACATTATATAAGCTACTCTTTTGTGTATTATAGATTTGTGCTAGTCTCTCTTGTAAAGACATTATAGATTCTAAGAGAGTATCACAGATTTTTGTGTATTCATCTTTTTTCTTTTGAGAGACTTTCTTTGCCTTATTTCTGCTATAAAATTCTGTTTTCACTAGCTCATATTGAGCCTCATACTCATCTTGTAAATGCGATATATCAAACTCATCTAGGTCTATATGTATAGTGTTTTCTAGGGCTTTTGCTAAAATATCTTGGATAATGTCTATATGAGATTCACTGCTCCATAGACAATGTTTTAAAAGCATAATATCTATGGGCAGCACTTCATCTCTATCACTTAAAACTGCTGCTACTCTCAAAATCTCTGCCATAGCCACCCATCTTCTATCTGAAATATAGATTTTCTCACTCTCTTGTGTAGAATCTAGGCTAAAATCTAGGTTTGTTGTGTCTTTATCTAGGGCTTTATTATGAGTTTCTATAAGGGCTTTTAGGTGATGAAGTGCCTTTAAGCTTTGCGTAGAAAAAGTAATGCTTTTAGCTTTTTGTGTTATATCTTGTAATTCTTGTAAGTTAAAGGGCTTTGTGATAGTAGGCTTTGCTTCATCTATGCCTTTAAGCAGGGCTTCAAAACTAGCCTTTTTCTCCACAGACAAGACTTTTAAGCGGATAATGAGCCTATCATACAAGGCTTCTAGCCCTTGATTTGGCGTAGGAAATTCATTGCTCGCGCACACTAGCCCTTTTAATGGGACTTTTATATCCATATTGCCATCGCGATAAATCTTTTCATTGATAATGGTTAAAAGCGTGTTTAGGATAGCTGGAGAGCTTTTCCATATCTCATCTAAAAACGCAAAATGTGCTGTGGGGAGATAGCCTTGTGTGCTTCGCGTAAGGCGATTTTGTTTCAGCTCTGCTATGTCTATGGGACCAAAGATTTCTTCTGGTGTGCTGAAGCGATTCATTAAGTAGGCAAAGAAAGTGTTAGAATCTGCTTTTTGCGTTTGCTTGTTATTCTCGGCTTCTTCATCACGGATTCTAGGATTTTGCAAGTATGGACTAGTGCTACGCACGAGTGCGGTATTGCTAGTGGGGCTTTTTGTGGATTTTAGGGCAGAGCTAGACATAAGGTCTGCGGTTGTCCTAAAATCCACAAAATCGCCGCTATGATTACCCAAAGCCGAATCCCCTTTAAAATCTATCTTTTCACTCATATCAAACGCCAACGCCACCCTCCTTGCCACAAGACTTTTAGCAGTTCCGGGCGGTCCATACAAAAAGGCAGATTTACCA
Proteins encoded:
- a CDS encoding DUF262 domain-containing protein is translated as MANDFKVEGFSLEDLLANKKMSYQIPSYQRPYAWDKDQISDLIEDLTESYCNGKEGQYFCGSLVIAKGANSERYDIIDGQQRLTTFTILACVIRDFYIDNLGAENKDRIQDSIYDKYDKDKHKLKFLTDERYQTTFESSVLRENVLQERLKEVKKPQDIKDNRYLQNAYYLKERLKEAISENNIDINDFVSWLYTKVILTRIECPDEESAIRIFNVLNDRGIPLSPVDILKSSLMQSLDKERREAFKTTWQEIMSNLKTMGFSMYDTLNAYFYYAIADNPKGRLDKELKTYFEKTKQDSIAIIEEIRKFAHHYIEMINAKDKYIYCLRYLPNQIYWRSILCAAKMVDYKEYNKLKELLMAYYYQNLIGMATANRFKQVSFNILKAVKDNKSIDEIKNIMRENLKKYGTTKDYKEWLDDADVYDLKWVKPTLLLLEYFSKDDEIGFIEMDNKLHTEHILPRTPNDDWKKIFSDEERDSWTNAIANLTLLKFKKNIQAQNKSYEEKRKIYLNDDVSTSFNITQDIFKHKKWNAEALEMRENEIKTKIAKHIDIF
- a CDS encoding VWA domain-containing protein; this translates as MRHIPQSIAANPRYTKILQDKQVDNILQKAYIGYCKEQDYYDNFNPFMQEELALNQRKNIESCDDIQAQQDLQAFESFNATHKAMLDSMLHQQTDTESARKYALEYWDNLLRDKKQKWLESMKEKLKEQYIQAIKDFLDYLLPILESLLRVYSLCGIKKPNNDLALAQILNEAKQSFDMKQLCPDTYEESDTETNGYDYSKGHKRFINFKEINAFIKHIQTSKDLRKIAALLGREEENGNKKIEHSSIDQSIKTHNHKEEMSGVTLGRDLANLLPQELAMLKDENLELLFNLKYIQNRLFCFEKQGYETIQKEHYKMAKNEGAMIICVDTSSSMSGNREYLAKAITLFLATKASMQNRACYLINFSTDIETMELSGKDNARNLINFLAMSFNGGTDVAPALKEGLKKMQEDSFKQSDLIVISDGYFDEISQNLQQQMQDQRHKGNRFYLLDIDDNADKKTFFDTHWAYDTQTQQAQVLYAMGNRI
- a CDS encoding helix-turn-helix transcriptional regulator; this translates as MPLHDYETKMARISKIYTALHNPENNGVICAKELAKEFSVSLRTLRRDVENMGVEYSYKQDKIYFHGHYTTKENDELSMAFLLLKSFAYSMGGATKTQMLSLLKNLESKSQPKQSTDIFFTRTNLEEITLETESILLLQKAIKEHMIISFKFLQELNNTKTHTQREVMPLKILNFNGEWYLLGLESNIMKKFYLNNIIDIKEVRQGESVSEEVLGRLDNALNAWFVPEAKPFMVRLWVDSKVAKYFKRKKISPNQHLDENKDGSLDITLHITSYMEIAPLVLKWIPSVVVLEPQELKDFIKKRVREYLGVLES
- a CDS encoding BspA family leucine-rich repeat surface protein, which produces MSYKNRIESILKELSQGVYEKDEALKLILLSFLSGKSAFLYGPPGTAKSLVARRVALAFDMSEKIDFKGDSALGNHSGDFVDFRTTADLMSSSALKSTKSPTSNTALVRSTSPYLQNPRIRDEEAENNKQTQKADSNTFFAYLMNRFSTPEEIFGPIDIAELKQNRLTRSTQGYLPTAHFAFLDEIWKSSPAILNTLLTIINEKIYRDGNMDIKVPLKGLVCASNEFPTPNQGLEALYDRLIIRLKVLSVEKKASFEALLKGIDEAKPTITKPFNLQELQDITQKAKSITFSTQSLKALHHLKALIETHNKALDKDTTNLDFSLDSTQESEKIYISDRRWVAMAEILRVAAVLSDRDEVLPIDIMLLKHCLWSSESHIDIIQDILAKALENTIHIDLDEFDISHLQDEYEAQYELVKTEFYSRNKAKKVSQKKKDEYTKICDTLLESIMSLQERLAQIYNTQKSSLYNVFLNDRDYDIALQDIAEKQTQLDLLYLALDQLKHIIARQIEPMPLKYMDKSRIIYHPKTKDELLNLIDDKSVYLGDIDTSAITDMSELFKGSNRTDFSGIEYWDVSSVVDMSDMFFKMTNFNQSLVLWDVSKVEDMSCMFYGAKKFNQPLDSWNVSNVEGMSSMFEGLQALINR
- a CDS encoding SIR2 family NAD-dependent protein deacylase encodes the protein MDSKRVMIFSGAGLSAESGLRTFRDNDGLWEEFDIMEVCSASGFAKDRKKVLDFYDKRRIQLGEVNPNAAHKMIARLKANYPQEVVVITQNVDDLLERAGCKDVIHLHGFLPEVRCELCETITNIGYVAMPKLICESCGEESLRHNIVMFSEYAPNYALLGRELEKLNATENSLFVCIGTSGEVLNVAQFSQCAKQSVLNNLESSWFDECFNMCFIESAVSAAPKIERLVGEFIES
- a CDS encoding BspA family leucine-rich repeat surface protein produces the protein MSRMFKRANNFNQPLDSWNVSKVMDMNKMFDNARKFNQPLNSWNVRSVSDMNCMFRSALSFNQPLDSWNVNNVRKMRMMFDGASSFNQPLDSWNVSNVFDMHAMFYGATSFNHSLESWRIKKSTDTTYMFYQSGYKHPYPKGIE